One window of Streptomyces sp. FIT100 genomic DNA carries:
- a CDS encoding DUF4139 domain-containing protein — MSTAPGPIPLPVTAVTCLEDRAHVERTTVLELEAGVQRLRLGPVSALAVDRTLHAELTADRADRADRPDGPDGPDGPDGPDGPDRAATVLDARIVRSWTPRGPLPPGDDDSALRHRLHALEEERLALGQRRDRLRARLDLLGRLGADLLREIGEGAGFGETEPERWARELDRVDSGRDTHSEELRTVEVRLTAVAGELAEGRRTLDLTEEEPAELVGHIELTVESTAAGPARLRLSHLTACALWRPAYRAVLDGGSLTLETDAMVWQRTGEDWSDVRLTLSTARSALATDPPRLGEDRLTLEDRSAAERRTVGVELREEDIGDLGPSPGLSVPALPGVDDGGEVRVLKSPAPVSVAGDGRAHRVPVSVFTTAASSEYACSPELSPLVTQVVRFHNRSGHALLAGPVDLVRDSGFTGRGTLDFTAPGAPAELAFGSADDHRVVRESEETRDTSGITQRTLVTRTVRLHLSRFSAPGEHGDRAVVLRERIPVSEVSAVQVRLREEACSPAPDTVDAEGIASWSVALPPGSSRTVTLVYELSASAKVAGL; from the coding sequence ATGTCCACAGCCCCGGGGCCGATCCCCCTCCCCGTCACCGCCGTCACCTGCCTGGAGGACCGAGCCCATGTCGAGCGCACCACCGTGCTCGAACTGGAGGCCGGGGTCCAACGGCTGCGCCTCGGACCGGTCAGCGCACTGGCCGTCGACCGCACGCTGCACGCCGAGCTGACGGCCGATCGAGCAGATCGAGCCGACCGACCGGATGGACCGGATGGACCGGATGGACCGGATGGACCGGATGGACCGGATCGTGCGGCGACCGTGCTGGACGCGCGGATCGTCCGCAGCTGGACGCCGCGGGGCCCGCTGCCGCCCGGCGACGACGACTCGGCGCTGCGCCACCGCCTGCACGCCCTCGAAGAGGAGCGGCTCGCCCTCGGGCAGCGGCGCGACCGTCTCCGGGCCCGCCTCGACCTGCTCGGCCGGCTCGGCGCCGATCTGCTGCGGGAGATCGGCGAGGGCGCCGGGTTCGGCGAGACGGAGCCGGAGCGCTGGGCACGCGAACTGGACCGGGTGGACAGCGGGCGTGACACGCACAGCGAGGAACTCCGCACGGTGGAGGTCCGGTTGACCGCCGTCGCAGGCGAGCTCGCGGAGGGACGGCGGACGCTGGACCTCACCGAGGAGGAGCCCGCGGAGCTGGTCGGCCACATCGAGCTGACCGTGGAGTCCACGGCAGCCGGGCCGGCCCGGCTGCGGCTCAGCCACCTCACCGCGTGTGCGCTGTGGCGGCCCGCCTACCGGGCCGTACTCGACGGGGGCTCCCTGACGCTGGAGACCGACGCCATGGTCTGGCAGCGCACCGGCGAGGACTGGTCGGACGTACGGCTGACGTTGTCGACGGCACGGTCGGCGCTCGCCACCGATCCCCCGCGGCTGGGCGAGGACCGGCTGACGCTGGAGGACCGCTCGGCCGCGGAGCGCCGCACGGTCGGCGTCGAGCTGCGCGAGGAGGACATCGGGGACCTCGGCCCGTCCCCGGGCCTCTCGGTGCCCGCCCTGCCGGGCGTGGACGACGGCGGCGAAGTACGCGTACTGAAGTCCCCGGCTCCGGTGTCCGTGGCAGGCGACGGCCGTGCGCACCGGGTGCCCGTCTCCGTCTTCACCACGGCCGCGAGCAGCGAGTACGCCTGCTCGCCCGAGCTGTCCCCACTGGTCACCCAGGTGGTGCGGTTCCATAACCGGTCCGGCCACGCGCTGCTCGCCGGGCCCGTGGACCTGGTCCGCGACAGCGGCTTCACCGGCCGTGGAACGCTGGACTTCACCGCCCCCGGCGCCCCCGCCGAGCTGGCCTTCGGCAGCGCGGACGACCACCGGGTGGTCAGGGAGTCCGAGGAGACCCGCGACACTTCCGGAATCACCCAGCGGACTCTGGTCACCCGCACGGTCCGGCTGCACCTGTCCCGGTTCTCCGCTCCCGGGGAGCATGGCGATCGGGCGGTCGTGCTCCGCGAGCGGATCCCGGTCTCCGAGGTCTCGGCGGTGCAGGTACGCCTGCGCGAGGAAGCCTGCTCGCCGGCGCCCGACACGGTCGACGCCGAAGGCATCGCCAGCTGGAGCGTCGCCCTCCCGCCCGGCAGCAGTCGTACGGTCACCCTGGTCTACGAACTGTCGGCGAGCGCGAAGGTCGCCGGGCTCTGA
- a CDS encoding YciI family protein produces the protein MAKYLLLKHYRGAPAAVNDVPMDRWTPEEISAHVQYMHDFAARLEGTGEFVDGQALAPEGTFVRYDGEGRPPVTDGPFAETKDLIAGWMVIDVDSYERAVELAGELSAAPGAGGKPIHEWLEVRPFLAASPTVTECPHR, from the coding sequence ATGGCCAAGTACCTGCTGCTCAAGCACTACCGCGGCGCCCCGGCCGCGGTCAACGACGTGCCCATGGACCGGTGGACGCCGGAGGAGATCTCGGCCCACGTGCAGTACATGCACGACTTCGCGGCCCGGCTTGAGGGGACCGGTGAGTTCGTCGACGGTCAGGCGCTCGCCCCCGAGGGGACGTTCGTCCGGTACGACGGCGAGGGGCGCCCGCCGGTCACCGACGGCCCGTTCGCCGAGACCAAGGACCTCATCGCCGGCTGGATGGTGATCGACGTCGACAGCTACGAGCGCGCGGTCGAGCTGGCCGGGGAGCTGTCGGCCGCCCCCGGGGCGGGCGGGAAGCCGATCCACGAGTGGCTCGAGGTGCGCCCGTTCCTGGCCGCGTCGCCCACCGTCACGGAGTGCCCGCACCGATGA
- a CDS encoding winged helix DNA-binding domain-containing protein — protein MADTVSRGDVIAFRLGAHHLTERSSADGLLDAAGRCGVQNSPPGSALLALHARVRDVTQQRVADSVAEEKSLLQSWCMRGSPFYFPASDAPVFTTGVLPPTEEALRHFIPGVEPALEELGISLIEAVELTGAEIGGVLSGRRLAINELGAEVAERIARTLPKRRRGIWEEEGPYAPGQPLGEGVVHFCIRILSLQRVVCFAPRAGNEAPFVLVDEWLGQPIPHIDPDLARAELLRRYLRCYGPSTRGHFAAWAGIHARDTDPWWSPVEDELTQVEFGGTSWILAEDLDALRTAPMPKGVRLLPPRDPYTQMRDRETIVDHRYHRDIWKTVGEPGTVLTGGRITGTWRPRKSGRKLTITVTTFGRLPERDRKLLRNEAEQVAPLRGASSVDVEFDSG, from the coding sequence GTGGCTGACACGGTTTCGAGAGGCGACGTCATCGCGTTTCGTCTGGGCGCCCATCACCTCACCGAACGGTCGAGCGCGGACGGGCTGCTCGACGCGGCCGGCCGATGCGGGGTCCAGAACAGCCCGCCCGGTTCGGCGCTGCTCGCCCTGCACGCCAGGGTGCGCGACGTTACGCAGCAACGGGTGGCCGACTCAGTCGCCGAGGAGAAGAGCCTGCTGCAGAGCTGGTGCATGCGCGGCTCGCCGTTCTACTTCCCGGCCTCGGACGCACCGGTGTTCACCACCGGCGTGCTCCCGCCCACCGAGGAGGCGCTGCGCCACTTCATTCCCGGCGTGGAGCCGGCGTTGGAGGAGCTCGGTATCAGCCTGATCGAGGCGGTCGAGCTGACCGGCGCCGAGATCGGCGGCGTGCTCTCCGGGCGCCGGCTCGCCATCAACGAACTGGGCGCGGAGGTCGCCGAGCGGATTGCCCGCACCCTGCCGAAGAGACGACGCGGCATCTGGGAAGAAGAAGGCCCCTACGCCCCGGGCCAGCCGCTCGGCGAGGGGGTCGTGCACTTCTGCATCCGCATCCTCTCGCTGCAACGCGTCGTCTGCTTCGCGCCCCGCGCCGGGAACGAGGCACCGTTCGTCCTGGTCGACGAGTGGCTCGGGCAACCGATCCCGCACATCGATCCCGACCTCGCCCGCGCCGAACTGCTCCGCCGCTATCTGCGCTGCTACGGACCGTCGACGCGGGGACACTTCGCTGCGTGGGCGGGGATCCATGCCCGTGACACCGACCCCTGGTGGAGCCCGGTCGAGGACGAGCTGACACAGGTCGAGTTCGGCGGCACGTCGTGGATCCTCGCCGAGGACCTCGACGCACTGCGGACGGCACCGATGCCGAAGGGGGTGCGCCTGCTCCCGCCACGCGACCCGTACACCCAGATGCGGGACCGCGAGACGATCGTCGACCACCGGTACCACCGGGACATCTGGAAGACGGTCGGCGAACCCGGCACGGTCCTCACGGGCGGCAGAATCACCGGCACGTGGCGTCCTCGCAAGAGCGGGCGGAAACTGACCATCACCGTCACGACGTTCGGCCGACTGCCGGAGCGGGACAGGAAGTTGCTGCGGAACGAGGCCGAGCAGGTCGCACCGTTGCGAGGCGCGTCGTCCGTGGACGTCGAGTTCGACTCCGGCTGA